The following coding sequences lie in one Lysobacter capsici genomic window:
- the sdhC gene encoding succinate dehydrogenase, cytochrome b556 subunit, with protein sequence MANRERPTSPHLQVYRWQIQMVTSILHRTTGVILSVGALLIAWALLALAAGPQAWASFTACARSVPGFIVLFGWTWAFAYHLINGIRHLVQDAGYAYKVDTFVRNGWISVIGSLVLTALIWIVAMMSRGGA encoded by the coding sequence ATGGCGAACCGCGAACGACCCACGTCACCGCATCTGCAGGTATATCGCTGGCAGATACAGATGGTGACCTCGATCCTGCACCGGACCACCGGTGTAATCCTTTCCGTCGGCGCCCTGCTGATCGCCTGGGCGCTGCTCGCCCTGGCGGCCGGTCCGCAGGCCTGGGCGAGCTTCACCGCCTGCGCGCGCTCGGTCCCGGGCTTCATCGTCCTGTTCGGCTGGACCTGGGCCTTCGCCTATCACCTGATCAACGGCATCCGCCATCTGGTCCAGGACGCGGGCTACGCCTACAAGGTCGATACGTTCGTGCGCAACGGCTGGATCAGCGTCATCGGCAGCCTGGTGCTGACCGCGCTGATCTGGATCGTGGCGATGATGTCGCGAGGTGGCGCATGA
- the sdhD gene encoding succinate dehydrogenase, hydrophobic membrane anchor protein codes for MSTTNNKNLRNPLKTARGLGSAKDGTHHFIVQRVTAIALIGLTVYVLGLIVSWIGGDYASVRASVHTPFNAVLLSAFVVAMFWHAKLGLQVIIEDYVHTPILAAASQIAVVFVCVIAALASVLAIIRIALGA; via the coding sequence ATGAGCACGACCAACAACAAGAACCTGCGCAACCCGCTCAAGACCGCGCGCGGCCTGGGTTCGGCGAAGGACGGCACCCACCACTTCATCGTCCAGCGCGTCACCGCGATCGCGTTGATCGGCCTGACCGTGTACGTGCTGGGCCTGATCGTGTCGTGGATCGGCGGCGACTACGCCAGCGTGCGCGCCTCGGTGCATACCCCGTTCAACGCCGTGCTGCTGAGCGCGTTCGTGGTCGCGATGTTCTGGCACGCCAAGCTCGGCCTGCAGGTGATCATCGAGGATTACGTGCATACCCCGATTCTGGCGGCCGCATCGCAGATCGCCGTCGTTTTCGTTTGCGTAATCGCGGCCCTGGCCAGCGTGCTCGCCATCATCCGCATCGCGTTGGGAGCCTGA